A genome region from Phaenicophaeus curvirostris isolate KB17595 chromosome 10, BPBGC_Pcur_1.0, whole genome shotgun sequence includes the following:
- the IGSF10 gene encoding immunoglobulin superfamily member 10 isoform X1, producing the protein MEAMRGPRPGWLGTLLAVCLSALPAGIACPRPCACYVPTELHCTFRYLAAVPPSIPRDVERVNLGYNSLFKLMETDFYGLKKLEILMLHSNEINTIPDKVFSDLYSLQVLKMSYNKVRVLQQDVFYGLKSLVRLHMDHNRIEFVNPNVFYGLTSLRLVHLEGNLLKQLHPDTFITLRYSQIFKISFIKHIYLSDNVLTSLPQDMFSYLSELESIYLHGNPWSCDCSLQRFGEWAKQKPDVIKCKNDRGSGAQQCPVCASPKNHKGKILVDIPSASLTCTKPAIHDSLKFKNLTVPDDGDFGSVSPKDFIAPIGFTVLNMTDQAGSQGNLVCNIQKPNGMSPISFHKDGNNTVLKTSVSAFLVCGIDYEHIQQLWSILALYSSSPLKLERNVLTTNVPSITYKYKQIHSEKEELFTNIETELRAEPSWFMQSQVELQLDRTATTLNTLHIQYFTEAQIVLPSAEKNQARSNWTIIPRDNTTQMMRTVLVGGTTELECRAIGEPAPTIEWILADGSKVRAPYISEDGRIVVVKTGTLTLRTADVFDTGLYHCIGTNYNDADTVTFRITVVEPSVEDNSVNGAQLSTFVGSTLYLPCTSTAVPDAAISWVLPERVILHHSVRNKQIFDNGTLRIQGVTERDNGYFRCVAANLYGVDLLVFQLTVRKDETTRKEKQVAVGEWEEDHGSGDATLASAAAQKHPSATPAALTANQEPAASTSTNWTHKRNSFRKMTYRRYRDKTSRQFRGPRRQFVSSARRVDPQRWAAFLEKTKRNPTLIEKQGGVATPPPIQVSKFSEVPGGEEETSGDLMSPEEEFMMPVTETAAVFTLGSTITTVPERTASDALVRKPSLLLAEAVTPLPSPFSQSVASDSRRPQTYVNPTITNSWERSDLSRISAEGIKTSTLSNGASRTSTLFPVGQNLVYSEESNNQHLKSVFTIPVTDITDTSKSATSQNTMGKLHAFTESVNEISTKADDQVSVGTVSDPSPESGHIYLHSTQKRVTPKPPLASTTITHQQMQNIQDVTTRTAQAQQQYGRQRKVSGRRRIVTPGRIPSIKEHRYNFGRPGSVRGSTAVAAGVQLNVKSESNLPSLNNISSSINPFSPEAPLASPSTTDVPLEHPESTHQNTAFVREEKNKASARQKAATAPMPLITKGTQATPQGKSETNTPFQITNSDRVQPFGMGKPTRAFHTADVMTETTHPISTKISSTLESISPSIKPRTSAKSQRGNITREQLFGNTAQKEILLQKQPKQQTDLFLSTEVSTMLPKTTAALSMSKTPLLRFTSITGGTHSSDFQSQNKPIHYGSTKPEEHLLTTKPHSYSNLVTGATKAMDVTSVKPMLTPIITPQSDTKITKSKIFRVGRKRGQRKRRPPKTSTLQSVTASHSTAAIPLENTATPAVTTVKSLMMPASTGSETEMPALWTLHTPEAPQHLLTAATPTFMAPITQRNIQPAALPPNTRIASSPTTPGQTTPLLSMPSCTTSTRLAPVCATSGSEPAQQIKAASVAGEKPHLKTEERVTHEKHLAEPPFPARIESSTRAPAESTATSPRSTQHLTPLPAPPAALPPAHTARTTSPPGWEIPFQQKPSAKVMERGITLTVNTRTRLKSSPITTPYVPLWGRDKDIFVKGWSEKRQDQGTTSNNPTALDSLSRNHFAKPRITGGKLAAFTVLANSDAFIPCEATGNPHPTIQWTKISSGTGAVESRGDSRWMVFANGTLSIARTGLEDRGQYLCTAANPLGMARLLVTLSVVAYPPRITGGRWQLLTAHSGKPVALKCRAEGRPPPTFLWVLANQTHISDSSTGNDKVHVEPDGTLIIEAVTVYDRGLYTCVAKNPAGTDTLVVKLQVIAAPPTILEEKRQLIEGMMGENLQLPCTVKGNPQPTVHWVVFDGTVVKPLQFVNGKLFLFSNGTLHLNNIVPSDSGNYECIATSSTGSERRVVSLVVEHRDTLPKIATASQGMTQLNFGEKLLLNCTATGEPKPRIIWRLPSKAVVDQWHRMGSRIHVYPNGSLVIEAVTEKDAGDYLCVARNKIGDDLILMKVSITMKPAKIDQKQYFKKLVPYGKDFKVDCKASGSPTPEISWSLPDGTVINNAMLADDSGRRSRRYVLFDNGTLYLNKAGVTEGGDYTCYAQNTLGRDEMKIHVTVIMAAPQIKHNYKTYMKVKAGDTALLDCEAAGEPKPKIFWLLPSSDMISSSTDRYFLHVNGSLSVSQVKLLDAGEYMCVARNPGGDDTKLYKLDVVAKPPIINGLYVNKTIMKVTAVKHSKKHIDCTAEGNPPPQIMWIMPDNIFLTAPYYGSRIVVHKNGTLEIRNIRPSDTADFICVARNDGGESMLVVQLEVSEMLRRPIFKNPFNEKIIAKPGKPTTLNCSVDGNPPPDISWMLPNGTWYSGGIKTSQFLTDSGGTLTIYDPDRDKAGKYRCAARNKVGYIEKLLIVEVGQKPTIVTHPKGPVKGVSGEPLSLHCLSEGSPPPNTVWTLPGGSVLDRPQTNRKYLLLENGTLVIREATIHDRGNYICKAHNNAGESSITVPVIIVAYAPRITGRPPQTIHTMAGAAVQLHCIALGIPKPEITWELPDHSVLSTGNQDRASGGKLLHPPGTLLIQNPQPSDSGMYKCTAKNHLGSDFTVTYIHII; encoded by the exons ATGGAAGCGATGCGGGGTCCCAGGCCTGGGTGGCTGGGGACCCTCCtggctgtctgtctgtccgccCTCCCCGCTGGCATCGCCTGCCCCCGGCCCTGCGCCTGCTACGTCCCCACAGAGCTGCACTGCACCTTCCGCTACCTCGCCGCCGTCCCCCCGAGCATCCCTCGCGACGTCGAGCGTGTCAACCTGGG GTACAACAGTTTGTTTAAATTGatggaaacagatttttatgGCCTGAAGAAACTAGAGATACTGATGCTGCACAGCAATGAGATAAATACAATCCCTGATAAGGTGTTCAGTGATTTATATTCATTACAG GTCTTAAAAATGAGTTATAACAAGGTCAGAGTACTTCAGCAGGATGTTTTTTATGGTCTGAAGAGCTTGGTACGGTTGCACATGGACCACAATAGAATTGAATTTGTAAACCCCAACGTTTTCTATGGACTCACATCACTGAGGCTGGTCCACTTGGAAGGAAACTTACTGAAGCAGCTTCATCCAGATACTTTCATCACCTTGCGCTACagccaaatatttaaaatatccttCATCAAGCACATATATTTGTCTGACAATGTGTTGACTTCACTACCCCAAGATATGTTTTCCTACTTGTCTGAGCTAGAGAGCATTTACCTTCATGGAAACCCGTGGTCCTGTGACTGCAGTCTACAGCGGTTTGGAGAATGGGCAAAGCAGAAGCCAG atgTTATAAAGTGCAAAAATGACAGAGGCTCTGGTGCTCAGCAGTGCCCAGTTTGTGCTAGTCCCAAAAATCACAAAGGGAAAATCTTAGTGGATATTCCTTCTGCATCTTTAACCTGCACTAAGCCAGCCATACACGACTCCCTGAAGTTCAAAAACCTGACAGTGCCAGACGATGGGGATTTTGGTTCTGTATCTCCCAAGGACTTCATAGCTCCTATAGGATTCACGGTTTTGAACATGACTGACCAAGCAGGAAGTCAAGGGAACTTGGTTTGCAACATCCAAAAACCTAATGGAATGTCTCCCATCTCATTTCACAAAGACGGCAACAACACAGTACTCAAAACATCAGTCTCAGCATTTCTGGTCTGTGGCATTGATTATGAACATATTCAGCAGCTATGGAGCATACTGGCACTGTACAGTAGTTCTCCCTTAAAACTGGAAAGGAATGTCCTAACAACTAACGTGCCTTCTATTACttacaaatataaacaaatcCACTCTGAAAAAGAGGAACTTTTTACCAATATAGAGACTGAACTAAGGGCTGAACCATCGTGGTTCATGCAAAGCCAAGTGGAATTACAGCTAGACAGGACAGCAACCACACTAAACACTCTGCACATCCAGTACTTCACAGAGGCTCAGATTGTTTTGCCCAGTGCTGAGAAAAACCAGGCAAGAAGTAACTGGACCATCATCCCCAGGGATAACACAACACAAATGATGCGCACTGTTTTGGTCGGGGGAACCACAGAACTGGAATGCCGAGCAATCGGAGAACCAGCTCCTACAATAGAGTGGATATTGGCTGATGGAAGCAAAGTCAGAGCTCCTTATATCAGTGAAGATGGGAGGATTGTAGTAGTTAAAACTGGAACACTCACGTTACGGACAGCTGACGTTTTTGACACTGGGCTTTATCACTGCATCGGCACAAACTACAACGATGCAGATACTGTCACATTCAGAATTACCGTGGTGGAACCTTCCGTGGAAGACAATAGTGTAAACGGAGCTCAACTTTCTACGTTTGTTGGCAGCACGCTCTACCTTCCCTGTACATCCACTGCTGTTCCAGACGCTGCCATTAGCTGGGTGCTACCCGAGCGCGTGATTCTTCATCATTCTGTAAGGAACAAACAGATTTTTGACAACGGTACCTTGAGAATACAGGGGGTGACAGAGCGAGACAATGGCTACTTTAGATGCGTTGCAGCCAACCTGTATGGCGTTGACCTTCTGGTTTTCCAACTAACAGTTAGAAAGGATGAAACCACTCgaaaggaaaagcaggtagCTGTGGGAGAATGGGAAGAGGACCACGGCTCCGGCGATGCAACGTTagcctctgctgcagcacagaagcaTCCTTCAGCTACTCCAGCTGCCTTGACAGCTAATCAGGAACCTGCTGCCTCAACATCCACAAACTGGACACATAAAAGGAACAGCTTCAGGAAGATGACTTACAGGCGTTACAGGGACAAAACAAGCAGGCAGTTTAGAGGACCCAGAAGACAGTTTGTTTCCTCAGCCAGGAGGGTTGATCCACAGCGCTGGGCAGCctttttggaaaaaacaaagaggaatcCAACACTGATAGAAAAACAAGGAGGTGTTGCAACACCACCACCCATTCAAGTCTCTAAGTTCTCAGAAGTACCTGGGGGTGAGGAGGAAACATCTGGTGATCTCATGTCCCCAGAAGAAGAATTCATGATGCCAGTAACAGAGACAGCCGCTGTATTTACTCTGGGGAGCACAATAACCACAGTGCCCGAGAGGACTGCCAGTGATGCTCTTGTGAGGAAACCCTCTCTCCTGCTTGCAGAGGCAGTCACTCCCCTGCCCTCTCCTTTTTCACAGTCTGTGGCATCTGACAGCAGGCGGCCGCAAACATACGTAAACCCTACAATTACAAACTCTTGGGAGAGATCTGATTTAAGTCGAATATCAGCAGAGGGTATAAAAACCTCAACTCTGTCAAATGGAGCAAGTAGAACATCTACACTGTTCCCTGTGGGACAAAACTTGGTATATTCTGAGGAAAGTAATAACCAGcatttaaaatctgtatttacaaTACCCGTGACAGACATTACAGACACAAGCAAGTCTGCAACTTCCCAAAACACAATGGGCAAGCTACATGCTTTTACTGAGTCTGTTAATGAGATTTCCACCAAAGCAGATGATCAGGTATCTGTAGGTACAGTCAGTGACCCAAGTCCTGAATCTGGTCACATTTATCTTCATAGTACTCAGAAACGAGTAACTCCTAAGCCACCATTGGCCTCAACTACCATAACTCATCAGCAAATGCAGAACATTCAGGATGTTACAACCCGTACAGCCCAGGCCCAGCAGCAATATGGAAGACAAAGGAAGGTTTCTGGTAGGAGACGAATTGTTACACCAGGACGTATTCCAAGCATTAAAGAGCACAGATATAATTTTGGGAGGCCAGGATCTGTCAGAGGAAGTACAGCTGTGGCTGCAGGCGTTCAACTGAATGTGAAATCTGAATCAAATTTACCATCTTTAAATAATATAAGCAGCTCCATCAACCCATTTAGCCCAGAAGCACCTCTGGCCTCCCCCTCTACCACTGATGTGCCACTGGAGCACCCAGAGAGTACTCATCAAAACACAGCGTTCgtcagggaagagaaaaacaaagccagtGCAAGGCAAAAAGCTGCTACAGCACCCATGCCTTTAATTACAAAAGGCACCCAAGCTACTCCTCAGGGGAAATCAGAGACCAATACTCCATTTCAGATTACAAATTCTGATAGAGTTCAACCGTTTGGTATGGGAAAACCAACAAGGGCATTCCACACAGCTGATGTTATGACAGAAACTACACATCCCATAAGCACTAAGATATCTTCTACCCTTGAATCAATCTCACCCAGCATTAAGCCTAGAACCTCAGCAAAATCACAAAGAGGAAACATTACTAGGGAACAACTCTTTGGAAACACTGCACAGAAAGAGATCCTCCTTCAGAAGCAACCAAAACAACAGACAGATCTGTTTCTATCAACAGAAGTGTCAACTATGCTTCCTAAAACTACAGCAGCATTATCTATGTCCAAAACGCCTCTTTTGCGCTTTACATCTATTACAGGTGGGACTCACAGCAGTGATTTTCAGTCTCAAAACAAGCCCATTCATTATGGCAGTACTAAGCCAGAAGAACATCTTCTTACCACAAAACCACATTCGTACTCTAATCTTGTAACTGGTGCAACCAAAGCAATGGATGTAACAAGTGTGAAGCCAATGCTTACACCTATTATTACTCCTCAATCTGACACCAAAATCACCAAAAGTAAAATATTCAGAGTGGGAAGAAAGCGAGgtcagaggaagaggaggcccCCTAAAACGTCGACTTTACAAAGTGTGACTGCAAGCCACAGCACTGCAGCGATTCCGCTGGAGAATACAGCCACGCCTGCCGTGACAACAGTTAAATCATTAATGATGCCTGCAAGCACAGGCTCAGAGACAGAAATGCCAGCGCTGTGGACCCTTCACACCCCAGAGGCACCTCAGCACTTGCTGACAGCAGCCACGCCAACGTTCATGGCTCCCATTACTCAAAGGAACATCCAGCCAGCCGCACTGCCACCCAACACTCGTATTGCTTCGAGCCCCACCACACCAGGCCAAACCACACCACTGCTTTCAATGCCTTCCTGCACCACAAGCACACGACTTGCCCCAGTCTGTGCAACATCTGGGTCAGAACCTGCTCAGCAAATCAAAGCCGCTTCAGTGGCAGGTGAAAAGCCACACCTGAAAACGGAAGAGAGAGTTACCCATGAAAAGCACCTTGCAGAGCCCCCATTCCCAGCAAGAATTGAGTCAAGTACCAGAGCTCCTGCAGAATCCACGGCCACATCTCCCCGCAGCACTCAGCATCTCACCCCACtgccagccccaccagcagctctgccacctgCACATACTGCGAGAACCACCTCACCTCCAGGGTGGGAAATCCCATTCCAGCAGAAGCCCTCGGCTAAAGTCATGGAGAGAGGCATCACGTTAACTGTCAACACACGGACCAGACTGAAGTCATCACCAATCACGACTCCTTACGTTCCTCTGTGGGGAAGAGACAAGGACATTTTTGTCAAAGGCTGGTCTGAAAAGAGACAAGATCAAGGAACCACCAGCAACAATCCTACAGCCTTGGACTCTTTAAGTAGAAATCACTTTGCAAAGCCCAGAATAACTGGAGGAAAATTAGCTGCTTTTACTGTGCTAGCTAATTCAGATGCTTTTATTCCTTGTGAAGCTACTGGTAACCCTCATCCAACAATACAGTGGACCAAGATATCATCAG GGACCGGCGCTGTGGAAAGCCGAGGTGACAGCCGGTGGATGGTGTTTGCCAACGGCACGCTCTCCATCGCCCGCACAGGCCTGGAGGACCGTGGGCAGTACCTGTGCACCGCAGCCAACCCACTCGGCATGGCACGGCTCCTGGTCACCTTGTCCGTAGTGGCTTACCCACCGCGCATCACCGGGGGCAGGTGGCAGCTCCTCACCGCCCACTCCGGAAAGCCAGTGGCACTGAAGTGCAGAGCTGAGGGAAGGCCTCCTCCCACATTCCTGTGGGTTCTGGCAAATCAAACGCACATCTCCGACTCTTCTACAGGAAACGACAAAGTTCATGTGGAACCAGATGGCACTTTAATTATTGAGGCAGTCACTGTTTACGACAGGGGACTCTACACATGTGTGGCTAAAAACCCAGCGGGAACCGACACGCTGGTTGTAAAACTGCAGGTCATTGCGGCACCTCCCACCATCCTGGAAGAGAAGAGACAACTCATTGAAGGAATGATGGGGGAAAACCTGCAGCTTCCTTGCACCGTGAAAGGGAATCCTCAGCCCACTGTCCACTGGGTCGTCTTTGATGGCACGGTGGTGAAGCCTCTGCAGTTTGTAAATGGAAAGCTGTTCCTGTTCTCCAACGGGACCCTCCACCTCAACAACATCGTTCCTTCTGACAGTGGGAATTACGAATGCATAGCCACAAGCTCGACCGGCTCGGAAAGGAGGGTCGTGAGCCTCGTGGTGGAACACAGGGATACGCTTCCAAAAATAGCTACCGCCTCTCAAGGAATGACTCAGTTGAATTTTGGAGAGAAGTTGCTTCTGAACTGTACAGCGACTGGGGAGCCAAAGCCCAGGATCATCTGGAGGTTACCTTCCAAGGCAGTTGTCGACCAGTGGCACAG GATGGGAAGTCGAATCCATGTCTACCCCAATGGATCCTTGGTTATTGAGGCAGTTACTGAAAAGGATGCAGGTGACTATTTGTGTGTGGCAAGAAACAAAATTGGAGATGATCTGATACTGATGAAAGTCAGCATCACAATGAAACCAGCTAAGATTGACCAGAAACAGTATTTCAAGAAACTGGTGCCATATGGAAAAGATTTCAAAGTGGATTGCAAAGCCTCTGGGTCACCCACACCAGAAATATCCTGGAGTTTGCCAGACGGGACGGTGATCAATAACGCGATGCTGGCAGATGACAGCGGACGCAGGTCTCGCAGATACGTCCTCTTTGACAACGGGACTCTGTATCTCAACAAAGCTGGAGTAACAGAAGGAGGAGATTATACCTGCTATGCTCAAAACACACTGGGAAGAGATGAAATGAAGATCCATGTCACGGTGATCATGGCAGCCCCTCAAATAAAGCACAATTACAAGACTTACATGAAAGTGAAAGCTGGAGATACAGCATTACTGGACTGTGAAGCTGCTGGAgaacccaaaccaaaaatattCTGGTTGCTTCCTTCCAGTGACATGATTTCCTCATCAACAGACAGGTATTTCCTGCACGTCAATGGTTCTCTATCAGTCAGTCAAGTCAAACTGTTAGATGCCGGGGAGTACATGTGCGTCGCTCGTAATCCTGGAGGGGATGATACAAAATTGTATAAGCTGGATGTTGTTGCGAAACCACCTATCATAAATGGTTTATACGTGAACAAAACAATCATGAAAGTGACGGCAGTGAAGCATTCAAAAAAACACATTGACTGTACGGCAGAAGGGAACCCCCCGCCTCAGATTATGTGGATCATGCCTGACAATATTTTCCTAACAGCTCCATATTATGGGAGCAGGATTGTAGTACACAAAAATGGGACACTTGAGATTCGCAACATAAGGCCTTCTGACACAGCAGACTTTATCTGTGTGGCACGTAATGATGGGGGAGAGAGTATGTTGGTGGTGCAGCTGGAGGTGTCAGAAATGCTAAGGCGACCGATCTTTAAAAATCCattcaatgaaaaaataatagcaaaacCTGGAAAACCTACAACACTGAATTGTTCTGTGGATGGAAACCCTCCACCTGACATAAGCTGGATGTTGCCTAACGGCACGTGGTATTCCGGTGGCATCAAGACTTCCCAGTTCCTCACGGATAGCGGTGGTACCCTAACAATCTACGACCCTGACAGAGACAAAGCAGGGAAGTATCGCTGCGCTGCCAGGAATAAAGTCGGTTACATTGAGAAGCTGCTCATTGTGGAGGTTGGCCAGAAGCCCACTATTGTCACGCACCCAAAGGGGCCAGTGAAGGGGGTTAGCGGGGAGCCCCTATCGCTTCACTGCCTGTCTGAGGGGAGCCCCCCACCAAACACGGTGTGGACGCTGCCGGGTGGCTCCGTGCTGGATCGGCCACAGACCAACCGAAAATACCTGCTGCTGGAAAACGGCACTCTGGTCATACGGGAAGCCACCATTCACGACAGAGGAAATTACATCTGTAAGGCCCATAATAATGCCGGAGAATCCTCTATAACTGTGCCCGTCATTATTGTAGCCTATGCCCCAAGGATTACAGGCAGGCCACCGCAGACCATACACACGATGGCTGGTGCCGCGGTTCAGCTCCACTGCATAGCGCTTGGAATACCAAAGCCAGAAATTACCTGGGAACTCCCTGACCACTCGGTACTCTCTACAGGTAACCAAGACCGAGCATCTGGAGGCAAACTGCTTCATCCCCCGGGAACGTTACTCATCCAGAATCCCCAGCCTTCAGATTCTGGCATGTACAAGTGCACAGCAAAGAACCATCTTGGCAGTGATTTCACAGTAACATACATTCACATCAtttga